Proteins from a genomic interval of Clostridium sp. AN503:
- the rpoD gene encoding RNA polymerase sigma factor RpoD, whose amino-acid sequence MEKDNFLDKLKKLVEVAKTKHNALDVTEINDFFVGDNLGPEQMEQIYSFLEEKHIDVIPIIDDSVLIEEPLLLDDDDIDADDGFLKEAEEIELDAVDLLEGIGTEDPVRMYLKEIGTVPLLSTEEELELAKKKAEGDEHAKERLIEANLRLVVSIAKRYTGRGMSFLDLVQEGNLGLIKGVEKFDYTKGYKLSTYATWWIRQSVTRALADQARTIRVPVHMVETINKMSKMQRKLTLELGYEPSVTELADALEMSEDKVMEIMQIAREPASLETPIGEEDDSNLGDFVADNNVLTPEGNVESVMLREHIDALLGDLKERERQVIVLRFGLEDGHPRTLEEVGKEFNVTRERIRQIEAKALRKLRNPVRSKRIRDFL is encoded by the coding sequence GTGGAAAAAGACAATTTTTTAGATAAGCTGAAAAAGCTGGTAGAAGTTGCCAAAACAAAACATAATGCGCTGGATGTGACTGAGATCAATGATTTCTTTGTCGGAGACAATTTAGGTCCGGAGCAGATGGAGCAGATTTACAGCTTTCTTGAAGAGAAGCATATCGATGTGATTCCGATCATAGATGACAGCGTTCTGATCGAAGAACCGCTGCTTCTGGATGATGATGATATTGATGCAGACGACGGTTTTTTAAAGGAAGCAGAAGAGATCGAGCTGGATGCTGTAGACCTGCTTGAAGGGATCGGCACGGAAGATCCGGTGCGCATGTATTTAAAGGAGATCGGTACGGTGCCGCTGCTCAGCACAGAGGAAGAGCTGGAGCTGGCAAAGAAAAAGGCCGAGGGTGATGAGCATGCCAAGGAGCGTCTGATCGAGGCAAACCTGCGTCTTGTTGTCAGCATTGCCAAGCGCTATACAGGCCGCGGTATGAGCTTCCTGGACCTGGTCCAGGAGGGGAACCTTGGGTTGATTAAAGGCGTAGAGAAGTTTGATTATACAAAAGGATATAAGCTGAGTACATATGCTACTTGGTGGATCAGACAGTCCGTGACCAGGGCGCTTGCAGACCAGGCACGTACCATCCGTGTACCGGTGCATATGGTTGAGACCATCAACAAGATGTCCAAGATGCAGCGCAAGCTGACCCTGGAGCTGGGGTATGAGCCTTCGGTGACGGAGCTGGCAGATGCTCTTGAGATGTCGGAGGACAAGGTGATGGAGATCATGCAGATCGCCAGGGAACCAGCCTCTTTGGAGACTCCGATCGGCGAGGAGGATGACTCCAACCTGGGTGATTTTGTTGCAGACAACAATGTGCTGACCCCGGAGGGGAATGTGGAGTCTGTGATGCTCAGAGAGCACATTGACGCACTTCTGGGAGATTTAAAAGAGCGCGAACGTCAGGTTATCGTACTGCGTTTTGGCTTGGAGGATGGTCATCCACGGACGTTGGAAGAGGTTGGCAAGGAGTTCAATGTTACCAGAGAGCGTATCCGCCAGATAGAGGCAAAAGCCCTGCGCAAACTGCGCAATCCGGTCCGCAGTAAGCGAATACGGGATTTTCTGTAA
- a CDS encoding epoxyqueuosine reductase QueH, whose amino-acid sequence MNRKNYQKELEKLIAENESESRVPRLLLHSCCAPCSSYVLEYLSDYFEITVFYYNPNISPAEEYEKRAAEQQRLIDALRVKHPIRLVVGTYEPERFYAQSRGLEGEPEGGERCFKCYRLRLEEAARLAEEGGYDYFATTLTISPLKNAEKLNEIGEEMSRIYHVEHLPSDFKKKNGYRRSVELSAQHGLYRQNYCGCVFSRREQQEREQNQISEKSVENSVVENDGKEGGLT is encoded by the coding sequence ATGAACCGTAAGAATTACCAGAAAGAACTGGAAAAGCTTATAGCAGAGAATGAGAGCGAGAGTCGGGTTCCCCGGCTCTTGTTGCATAGTTGCTGCGCGCCCTGCAGCAGTTATGTGCTGGAGTATTTATCGGATTATTTCGAGATTACGGTGTTCTACTACAACCCCAATATTTCTCCGGCGGAAGAATATGAAAAGCGGGCTGCAGAGCAGCAGCGTCTCATTGATGCGTTGAGGGTGAAGCATCCCATCAGGCTGGTCGTGGGCACATATGAGCCGGAACGGTTCTATGCCCAGAGCAGGGGGCTTGAAGGGGAGCCTGAAGGTGGAGAACGCTGTTTTAAATGTTACCGTCTGCGCCTGGAGGAAGCAGCCAGGCTGGCAGAGGAGGGCGGCTATGACTATTTTGCCACCACACTGACTATCAGTCCTTTGAAAAATGCGGAAAAGCTCAATGAGATCGGGGAAGAGATGTCCCGGATCTATCATGTGGAGCATCTGCCGTCCGACTTTAAAAAGAAAAACGGCTACAGGCGTTCGGTGGAGCTTTCTGCACAGCACGGCCTTTACCGGCAGAATTACTGCGGATGCGTATTTTCCAGGAGAGAACAGCAGGAGAGAGAGCAGAACCAGATATCTGAAAAAAGCGTCGAAAATTCTGTTGTTGAAAATGACGGAAAAGAAGGCGGTTTGACTTGA
- a CDS encoding YegS/Rv2252/BmrU family lipid kinase has protein sequence MSEKKQMLLIINPRSGKAQIRSRLLEILDIFTKAGYQIQVHITQKALDARDTVLCDGVGKDLIVCSGGDGTLNETISGILGLPDCPLLGYIPAGSTNDFASSLHIPKQMSEAARAVVEGTPYPIDIGCFCDDRYFVYVAGFGAFTEVSYLTSQDKKNLLGHQAYMLEGVKSLTSIKSYPMKITWEEDSLDDIGQREVSLEGEFIFGMVTNTISVGGFKGLVNQAVALNDGLFEVLLIRTPKTPLDLSNIVSDLFLRDTQGSEQVYKFKTSSLRIQSEEPVDWVLDGEFGGSRTDVRVENLCCRMEILRSFPKLQQITKNV, from the coding sequence ATGAGCGAAAAAAAGCAGATGCTTCTGATAATCAACCCCAGGTCAGGGAAAGCGCAGATACGCAGCAGACTTTTGGAGATCCTGGATATATTTACAAAAGCAGGATATCAGATCCAGGTGCACATTACCCAGAAAGCTTTAGACGCCAGGGATACAGTGCTTTGCGACGGGGTGGGGAAGGATCTGATCGTGTGTAGCGGAGGGGATGGTACGTTGAATGAGACGATCTCAGGAATACTGGGTCTGCCTGACTGTCCGCTGCTCGGTTATATCCCTGCCGGCTCTACCAATGATTTTGCGTCCAGCCTTCATATTCCAAAGCAGATGTCGGAGGCGGCCCGCGCAGTGGTGGAGGGAACTCCCTATCCCATAGATATCGGATGTTTCTGCGATGACCGCTATTTTGTATATGTGGCGGGGTTTGGCGCGTTTACCGAGGTCTCTTATCTGACGTCCCAGGACAAGAAGAATCTGCTGGGCCACCAGGCGTATATGCTGGAAGGTGTAAAGAGCCTTACTTCCATCAAATCCTACCCCATGAAGATCACCTGGGAGGAGGACAGCCTGGATGACATCGGGCAGAGAGAAGTAAGCCTGGAGGGGGAATTCATCTTTGGCATGGTGACAAACACCATAAGCGTCGGTGGGTTCAAAGGACTGGTGAACCAGGCGGTGGCGCTCAATGACGGGCTTTTTGAGGTGCTTTTGATCCGCACCCCCAAGACGCCGCTGGATTTAAGCAATATTGTGTCGGATCTGTTCCTGCGGGATACACAGGGCAGTGAGCAGGTCTATAAGTTTAAGACAAGTTCTCTCCGGATTCAGTCAGAGGAGCCGGTGGACTGGGTTTTGGACGGAGAATTCGGTGGTAGCAGGACCGATGTGAGGGTCGAAAATCTCTGCTGCCGCATGGAAATCCTCAGATCTTTCCCAAAACTTCAGCAGATCACAAAAAATGTGTAA
- a CDS encoding biotin--[acetyl-CoA-carboxylase] ligase, which translates to MKTEILTCLKEAEGYISGQELCECLGVSRTAVWKVIRQLQEEGYEIEAVRNRGYRLVESGDVLSEAELKSVLKTSWAGRNIKYCEEVDSTNNEARRLAEQGAPHGTLVVAELQTAGKGRRGRFWTSPPGTGIWMSMVLRPDFAPEHASMLTLIAAMAVETGVREMTGLDCRIKWPNDIVLEGKKICGILTEMSTEEDVIRHVVVGIGINVNIREFPEEIGKTATSLAIVSGKELRRAVLVDAVMRAWEHYYDCYRKTLDMSALKDAYNARLVNCGREVKVLAPKGEYCGISHGINDTGELLVELENGEIREVMSGEVSVRGIYGYV; encoded by the coding sequence TTGAAGACAGAAATTTTAACATGCCTGAAAGAGGCAGAGGGCTATATATCCGGTCAGGAGCTGTGCGAATGTCTGGGGGTATCCCGGACAGCCGTATGGAAGGTTATAAGGCAGCTCCAGGAGGAAGGTTATGAGATAGAGGCGGTGCGCAACCGGGGCTATCGTCTCGTGGAAAGCGGTGACGTCCTGTCAGAGGCGGAGTTAAAAAGTGTGTTAAAGACCAGTTGGGCAGGCCGGAATATCAAGTATTGTGAAGAGGTGGATTCCACCAATAATGAGGCCCGCAGACTGGCAGAGCAGGGAGCGCCCCACGGGACCCTGGTGGTGGCGGAGCTTCAGACGGCTGGGAAAGGAAGGCGTGGGCGGTTTTGGACTTCTCCTCCCGGAACGGGTATCTGGATGAGCATGGTCCTGCGTCCGGATTTTGCGCCGGAGCACGCTTCCATGCTGACCCTGATCGCGGCTATGGCGGTGGAGACAGGTGTCCGGGAGATGACTGGCCTGGACTGCCGGATCAAATGGCCCAATGATATTGTTCTGGAGGGAAAGAAAATCTGCGGAATCCTCACGGAGATGAGTACGGAGGAGGACGTGATCCGACACGTTGTCGTGGGGATCGGGATCAATGTGAATATCCGGGAATTTCCGGAGGAGATAGGAAAGACCGCCACATCTCTTGCGATTGTATCCGGAAAGGAGCTGCGGCGGGCGGTCCTGGTGGATGCAGTGATGCGGGCATGGGAGCATTACTATGACTGTTACAGGAAGACGCTGGATATGAGCGCCCTGAAGGATGCCTATAACGCACGGCTGGTAAACTGCGGACGGGAAGTGAAGGTGCTTGCCCCGAAAGGGGAATACTGCGGAATTTCCCATGGGATCAATGACACGGGAGAGCTGTTGGTGGAGCTGGAAAATGGCGAGATCAGGGAAGTGATGTCCGGGGAAGTGTCGGTAAGGGGAATCTATGGGTATGTATGA
- the mutY gene encoding A/G-specific adenine glycosylase codes for MGMYDAGKLYDRLQVAEREDAPLDLDERLRAMNRPLLAWYEEHARILPWREDPKPYRVWISEIMLQQTRVEAVKPYFERFMSALPDVSSLASVPDDRLMKLWEGLGYYNRARNLKKAACVVMEQYGGEMPAEYEELLKLPGIGSYTAGAIASIAYGKPVPAVDGNVLRVISRVTASREDILKASTKKWMEEHLQRTMPQERASHFNQGLIEIGAIVCVPNGAPKCAECPLASICLASKQGLTGEIPVKTPPKKRRIEERTVCILEHGSQVGIRKRQDSGLLASLYELPNVEGHLKPGDLYEAFGLREDSVEEISILPEAKHIFSHVEWRMTGYRVLLKNTIPQTYISVEKDDLKTVYALPNAFGRYTKLIN; via the coding sequence ATGGGTATGTATGATGCCGGGAAGCTTTATGACCGTCTTCAGGTAGCGGAGCGCGAGGATGCTCCTCTTGATCTGGATGAACGCTTAAGGGCCATGAACCGCCCGCTGCTGGCCTGGTATGAGGAGCACGCCAGGATCCTGCCCTGGAGGGAGGATCCCAAACCTTACCGGGTATGGATATCGGAGATCATGCTGCAGCAGACCCGTGTGGAGGCGGTTAAACCATATTTTGAGCGCTTTATGTCGGCGCTGCCGGATGTAAGTTCGCTGGCATCTGTTCCGGACGACCGGCTGATGAAGCTTTGGGAGGGACTTGGCTACTATAACAGGGCCAGGAACCTAAAGAAGGCGGCTTGTGTGGTGATGGAGCAGTATGGAGGCGAGATGCCGGCTGAATACGAGGAGCTTTTAAAGCTCCCCGGGATCGGCAGTTACACGGCAGGGGCCATTGCATCCATTGCATATGGGAAGCCGGTGCCTGCGGTGGATGGCAATGTGCTGCGGGTCATATCCAGGGTGACGGCCAGCCGGGAGGATATCCTCAAGGCATCCACGAAGAAGTGGATGGAGGAACATCTGCAAAGAACCATGCCGCAGGAGCGTGCAAGTCATTTTAATCAGGGACTTATTGAGATCGGAGCCATCGTCTGTGTGCCCAACGGCGCGCCAAAGTGTGCGGAGTGCCCCCTTGCATCCATCTGCCTTGCATCGAAGCAGGGACTTACCGGGGAGATCCCGGTGAAGACACCGCCAAAAAAACGCAGGATCGAGGAGCGCACCGTATGTATTTTGGAACATGGCAGCCAGGTGGGAATCCGAAAGCGGCAGGACAGCGGGCTTTTGGCGTCCCTCTATGAGTTACCCAATGTGGAAGGGCATTTGAAACCGGGGGACCTGTATGAGGCCTTTGGCCTGCGGGAAGACTCCGTAGAGGAGATTTCGATCCTGCCGGAGGCGAAGCATATCTTTTCCCATGTGGAATGGCGTATGACCGGTTACCGGGTGCTGCTTAAAAATACCATCCCACAGACATATATTTCAGTGGAAAAGGATGATTTAAAGACGGTTTATGCCCTGCCGAACGCATTTGGCAGGTATACAAAGCTGATAAATTGA
- a CDS encoding HPr family phosphocarrier protein, whose product MLSKTLTVVNPSGLHLRPAGVLSQTAMKFKCDVIIECGDKRIIAKSVLNVMAAGIKSGTEITLICDGEDEAAAMETISQAIESGLGEM is encoded by the coding sequence ATGCTTAGTAAAACATTAACCGTTGTGAATCCGTCCGGGTTACACTTAAGACCAGCAGGAGTGCTGTCCCAGACAGCGATGAAGTTCAAATGTGACGTCATCATCGAGTGCGGCGACAAGAGGATCATTGCAAAGAGCGTGCTGAATGTTATGGCAGCAGGCATCAAGTCCGGTACCGAGATCACACTGATCTGTGACGGCGAGGACGAGGCAGCGGCAATGGAGACCATTAGCCAGGCAATCGAGAGCGGCTTAGGCGAGATGTAA